GAGACGAGCGGTCACGGAGGACAAGGGCCACTGGTCCACTAACGATCGGGTGCCGGCCAGCTTGGAGACGCCATACAACGTCGTCGGCGCCGGACGTGCGTCTTCCGGCAAGGACCCGCCGATGGGGCCATACTCCAGCGCCGACCCGGCATGCACCAATCGCTGCCCCGGCCAGAGCCCTGATGGAGTGCGATGCACCAGTTCTCCCAGTTGCTCCACCAGTTCCGCATTGATTCGCCACGATCGTGCCTCATTCCGCTCGGATCGGTCAATCCCATATCCCGCGAGGTTGAACGTGATGGTCGGCCGCCAGGCGTCAATCAGGTCCGCGACGGCCATCGCATCCAAGAGATCAACCGGCACCACCCGCGTCTCAAGCCCGTAGGCATTGCTCAGTGCGCGCATCGCCGCCACATCGCGAACGCCACACGTCACGTCGGCACCGCAGGATGCCAGGCTCCGAGCCACCCATCGCCCGATAAAGCCTGACGCCCCCAGAACGAGCACGCGAACGCCAGCGTATCCGGAACTCATGGTACCGACAGCGGCGCCCGGACACTCGCCAGCGCCTCACTCGTG
The genomic region above belongs to Gemmatimonadaceae bacterium and contains:
- a CDS encoding NAD(P)-dependent oxidoreductase, which encodes MSSGYAGVRVLVLGASGFIGRWVARSLASCGADVTCGVRDVAAMRALSNAYGLETRVVPVDLLDAMAVADLIDAWRPTITFNLAGYGIDRSERNEARSWRINAELVEQLGELVHRTPSGLWPGQRLVHAGSALEYGPIGGSLPEDARPAPTTLYGVSKLAGTRSLVDQWPLSSVTARLFTVYGPGEHDGRLLPTLLEARRHTQLVGLSEGLQLRDFTYVEDVAEGLLRLGRQPSIPGGVVNLATGRQCRVRDFAETTAVVLGIPSSRLSFGALPGRTDEMPHDAVSVTRLRQILGWVPSISVADGVQRTALFFGVDVP